A region of Papilio machaon chromosome 14, ilPapMach1.1, whole genome shotgun sequence DNA encodes the following proteins:
- the LOC106719826 gene encoding uncharacterized protein LOC106719826 isoform X2, which yields MERLSHDLNLALEESNCGRQERRKLGLRRRTRSAGNLPATVTVSLVEDGSSSSPPQAPLITQPLSDSDDPHLNLHKSTNLKSRQYCQIGNFESDSFNENFSPTRPANARRKRKYKKMPVEYIDGKRSPPVEILSVTTELSTSPTTILLQTPGLSPLLHIGKHKQERNALCGKRKWSHRDKGDVCEMRERSFSGGCSSKSTFFKNDFKSKRHDSDKKRRDSILQPGSSSFNFVYKNPSKNGTPILSKMTGYRITTDLPPFFNPTGKNCLDGKYQRKIKMFNKSHPPNSLRNPLQFDDSNSGMDCTGNESSSLSSSESDGVVTNDSDREGDDELTDWPGIEELKVFNKSLTFKSSKVNNNCTKTVSSMPPPKRLKKENISGKSAWSNCKNRFKKKRAKVDSGNDDDMMSDSKTIIDLEDEVVSKENRDILQPHSSFSSFSDIKNAGVSGKNADETFFQSFQVFVEKSEQNEEAINQTPRTNFTLQKTSSSDLNISEKSPQSDHYCSEHSMGNIPVAEIREIRAGCRRIREERPGFLILSAANEQLSKFLQDSCQIELKLPSLQDPEEKEKLESLAKLYSLELEMEMDRPVLRKTSNTMQAIRVEHSCHNFPSDHKRRCYGEDNDSSLSLSDQNSVTSAHDLDEVQYPASEDHKLEAEDKLLDNFSRTLVDNSLLDPGDVD from the exons ATGGAAAGATTGTCTCATGACCTAAACCTGGCACTCGAAGAAAGTAACTGTGGCCGGCAAGAGCGGCGGAAGCTGGGGCTACGACGGCGCACCAGATCCGCTGGGAATTTGC cgGCCACCGTAACAGTAAGTCTAGTAGAAGATGGAAGCTCCAGCAGTCCACCACAAGCACCACTCATCACACAACCGCTGTCTGACTCCGATGACCCTCATCTCAATCTGCACAAGTCCACCAACCTAAAGTCAAGACAGTACTGCCAAATCGGCAACTTTGAATCTGATTCATTCAATGAAAACTTCTCTCCCACTCGTCCAGCCAATGCTAGAAGGAAAAGAAAGTATAAGAAGATGCCAGTAGAATATATAGATGGAAAAAGGTCACCACCTGTTGAAATATTGAGTGTCACAACTGAG TTGAGTACTTCTCCAACTACAATACTATTACAAACACCAGGATTATCACCTTTGTTGCACATCGGAAAACATAAACAAGAAAG GAATGCATTGTGCGGTAAAAGAAAATGGTCTCACAGAGATAAAGGCGATGTTTGCGAAATGAGAGAAAGATCATTCAGCGGAGGCTGCTCTTCCAAGTCAACATTCTTCAAAAACGATTTCAAATCCAAAAGACACGACTCAGACAAGAAACGGAGAGACTCTATCCTACAACCAG GCAGTTCAAGTTTTAACTTTGTGTACAAGAATCCATCAAAAAATGGTACACCAATACTGTCAAAAATGACTGGCTATCGAATAACGACCGATCTACCACCTTTCTTTAATCCGACTggtaaaaattgtttagatggaAAATATCAGAGGAAGATAAAGATGTTCAACAAGTCTCATCCGCCCAACTCCCTAAGGAATCCTTTGCAATTTGATGATTCCAACAGTGGAATGGATTGCACTGGTAATGAAAGTAGTTCACTCAGCAGCAGCGAATCAGATGGAGTGGTCACCAACGACAGCGATAGAGAAGGAGATGATGAACTAACAGACTGGCCTGGAATTGAAGAACTGAAAGTATTCAATAAGAGTCTAACATTCAAATCATCTAAAGTCAATAATAATTGCACAAAAACAGTTAGCAGCATGCCTCCACCAAAACGATTgaagaaagagaatattagTGGAAAAAGTGCTTGGAGTAATTGTAAGAATCGATTCAAAAAGAAAAGAGCTAAAGTCGATTCCggtaatgatgatgatatgatGTCAGATTCCAAAACAATAATCGATTTGGAAGATGAAGTGGTATCGAAAGAGAATAGAGATATTCTACAACCGCATTCGTCATTCTCTAGTTTTAGTGACATAAAGAACGCAGGAGTTTCAGGGAAGAATGCAGATGAGACGTTTTTTCAGTCCTTTCAGGTTTTCGTGGAGAAATCTGAGCAAAACGAGGAAGCTATCAATCAAACGCCGCGGACGAATTTCACGTTACAGAAGACGTCATCGAGCGATTTGAATATAAGCGAAAAGTCACCACAAAGCGATCATTACTGCAGTGAACATTCAATGGGTAATATACCAGTTGCAGAGATAAGGGAAATTCGGGCCGGATGTAGGAGGATAAGGGAGGAACGGCCCGGATTTCTTATATTGAGTGCGGCTAATGAACAGTTGTCTAAATTCCTTCAGGACTCTTGTCAAATTGAGCTGAAGCTGCCAAGTTTGCAAGATCCTGAGGAAAAGGAGAAATTGGAGTCTTTAGCTAAACTATACTCTTTGGAACTTGAAATGGAGATGGATCGACCAGTACTGAGGAAAACAAG caACACAATGCAAGCAATTCGCGTTGAACATTCCTGTCACAATTTCCCTTCAGATCACAAACGTAGATGTTACGGTGAGGATAATGATTCCAGCTTGAGTCTGAGTGATCAGAACTCGGTCACTTCAGCTCATGATTTGGACGAAGTACAATATCCAGCTTCCGAGGACCACAAATTGGAAGCAGAAGATAAACTATTGGATAACTTTTCAAGAACTTTAGTTGATAATTCCCTTCTAGATCCAGGTGATGttgattga
- the LOC106719826 gene encoding uncharacterized protein LOC106719826 isoform X4, with amino-acid sequence MVLLWNLKTSAEMNALCGKRKWSHRDKGDVCEMRERSFSGGCSSKSTFFKNDFKSKRHDSDKKRRDSILQPGKIVLKSQNTEDPKCSTFTNTPSLPGSSSFNFVYKNPSKNGTPILSKMTGYRITTDLPPFFNPTGKNCLDGKYQRKIKMFNKSHPPNSLRNPLQFDDSNSGMDCTGNESSSLSSSESDGVVTNDSDREGDDELTDWPGIEELKVFNKSLTFKSSKVNNNCTKTVSSMPPPKRLKKENISGKSAWSNCKNRFKKKRAKVDSGNDDDMMSDSKTIIDLEDEVVSKENRDILQPHSSFSSFSDIKNAGVSGKNADETFFQSFQVFVEKSEQNEEAINQTPRTNFTLQKTSSSDLNISEKSPQSDHYCSEHSMGNIPVAEIREIRAGCRRIREERPGFLILSAANEQLSKFLQDSCQIELKLPSLQDPEEKEKLESLAKLYSLELEMEMDRPVLRKTSNTMQAIRVEHSCHNFPSDHKRRCYGEDNDSSLSLSDQNSVTSAHDLDEVQYPASEDHKLEAEDKLLDNFSRTLVDNSLLDPGDVD; translated from the exons ATGGTTCTGCTATGGAATCTAAAAACTTCAGCAGAAAT GAATGCATTGTGCGGTAAAAGAAAATGGTCTCACAGAGATAAAGGCGATGTTTGCGAAATGAGAGAAAGATCATTCAGCGGAGGCTGCTCTTCCAAGTCAACATTCTTCAAAAACGATTTCAAATCCAAAAGACACGACTCAGACAAGAAACGGAGAGACTCTATCCTACAACCAGGTAAAATTGTTCTTAAATCTCAAAATACAGAAGATCCGAAATGTTCAACGTTCACAAATACACCTTCGTTGCCAGGCAGTTCAAGTTTTAACTTTGTGTACAAGAATCCATCAAAAAATGGTACACCAATACTGTCAAAAATGACTGGCTATCGAATAACGACCGATCTACCACCTTTCTTTAATCCGACTggtaaaaattgtttagatggaAAATATCAGAGGAAGATAAAGATGTTCAACAAGTCTCATCCGCCCAACTCCCTAAGGAATCCTTTGCAATTTGATGATTCCAACAGTGGAATGGATTGCACTGGTAATGAAAGTAGTTCACTCAGCAGCAGCGAATCAGATGGAGTGGTCACCAACGACAGCGATAGAGAAGGAGATGATGAACTAACAGACTGGCCTGGAATTGAAGAACTGAAAGTATTCAATAAGAGTCTAACATTCAAATCATCTAAAGTCAATAATAATTGCACAAAAACAGTTAGCAGCATGCCTCCACCAAAACGATTgaagaaagagaatattagTGGAAAAAGTGCTTGGAGTAATTGTAAGAATCGATTCAAAAAGAAAAGAGCTAAAGTCGATTCCggtaatgatgatgatatgatGTCAGATTCCAAAACAATAATCGATTTGGAAGATGAAGTGGTATCGAAAGAGAATAGAGATATTCTACAACCGCATTCGTCATTCTCTAGTTTTAGTGACATAAAGAACGCAGGAGTTTCAGGGAAGAATGCAGATGAGACGTTTTTTCAGTCCTTTCAGGTTTTCGTGGAGAAATCTGAGCAAAACGAGGAAGCTATCAATCAAACGCCGCGGACGAATTTCACGTTACAGAAGACGTCATCGAGCGATTTGAATATAAGCGAAAAGTCACCACAAAGCGATCATTACTGCAGTGAACATTCAATGGGTAATATACCAGTTGCAGAGATAAGGGAAATTCGGGCCGGATGTAGGAGGATAAGGGAGGAACGGCCCGGATTTCTTATATTGAGTGCGGCTAATGAACAGTTGTCTAAATTCCTTCAGGACTCTTGTCAAATTGAGCTGAAGCTGCCAAGTTTGCAAGATCCTGAGGAAAAGGAGAAATTGGAGTCTTTAGCTAAACTATACTCTTTGGAACTTGAAATGGAGATGGATCGACCAGTACTGAGGAAAACAAG caACACAATGCAAGCAATTCGCGTTGAACATTCCTGTCACAATTTCCCTTCAGATCACAAACGTAGATGTTACGGTGAGGATAATGATTCCAGCTTGAGTCTGAGTGATCAGAACTCGGTCACTTCAGCTCATGATTTGGACGAAGTACAATATCCAGCTTCCGAGGACCACAAATTGGAAGCAGAAGATAAACTATTGGATAACTTTTCAAGAACTTTAGTTGATAATTCCCTTCTAGATCCAGGTGATGttgattga
- the LOC106719826 gene encoding uncharacterized protein LOC106719826 isoform X1, whose amino-acid sequence MERLSHDLNLALEESNCGRQERRKLGLRRRTRSAGNLPATVTVSLVEDGSSSSPPQAPLITQPLSDSDDPHLNLHKSTNLKSRQYCQIGNFESDSFNENFSPTRPANARRKRKYKKMPVEYIDGKRSPPVEILSVTTELSTSPTTILLQTPGLSPLLHIGKHKQERNALCGKRKWSHRDKGDVCEMRERSFSGGCSSKSTFFKNDFKSKRHDSDKKRRDSILQPGKIVLKSQNTEDPKCSTFTNTPSLPGSSSFNFVYKNPSKNGTPILSKMTGYRITTDLPPFFNPTGKNCLDGKYQRKIKMFNKSHPPNSLRNPLQFDDSNSGMDCTGNESSSLSSSESDGVVTNDSDREGDDELTDWPGIEELKVFNKSLTFKSSKVNNNCTKTVSSMPPPKRLKKENISGKSAWSNCKNRFKKKRAKVDSGNDDDMMSDSKTIIDLEDEVVSKENRDILQPHSSFSSFSDIKNAGVSGKNADETFFQSFQVFVEKSEQNEEAINQTPRTNFTLQKTSSSDLNISEKSPQSDHYCSEHSMGNIPVAEIREIRAGCRRIREERPGFLILSAANEQLSKFLQDSCQIELKLPSLQDPEEKEKLESLAKLYSLELEMEMDRPVLRKTSNTMQAIRVEHSCHNFPSDHKRRCYGEDNDSSLSLSDQNSVTSAHDLDEVQYPASEDHKLEAEDKLLDNFSRTLVDNSLLDPGDVD is encoded by the exons ATGGAAAGATTGTCTCATGACCTAAACCTGGCACTCGAAGAAAGTAACTGTGGCCGGCAAGAGCGGCGGAAGCTGGGGCTACGACGGCGCACCAGATCCGCTGGGAATTTGC cgGCCACCGTAACAGTAAGTCTAGTAGAAGATGGAAGCTCCAGCAGTCCACCACAAGCACCACTCATCACACAACCGCTGTCTGACTCCGATGACCCTCATCTCAATCTGCACAAGTCCACCAACCTAAAGTCAAGACAGTACTGCCAAATCGGCAACTTTGAATCTGATTCATTCAATGAAAACTTCTCTCCCACTCGTCCAGCCAATGCTAGAAGGAAAAGAAAGTATAAGAAGATGCCAGTAGAATATATAGATGGAAAAAGGTCACCACCTGTTGAAATATTGAGTGTCACAACTGAG TTGAGTACTTCTCCAACTACAATACTATTACAAACACCAGGATTATCACCTTTGTTGCACATCGGAAAACATAAACAAGAAAG GAATGCATTGTGCGGTAAAAGAAAATGGTCTCACAGAGATAAAGGCGATGTTTGCGAAATGAGAGAAAGATCATTCAGCGGAGGCTGCTCTTCCAAGTCAACATTCTTCAAAAACGATTTCAAATCCAAAAGACACGACTCAGACAAGAAACGGAGAGACTCTATCCTACAACCAGGTAAAATTGTTCTTAAATCTCAAAATACAGAAGATCCGAAATGTTCAACGTTCACAAATACACCTTCGTTGCCAGGCAGTTCAAGTTTTAACTTTGTGTACAAGAATCCATCAAAAAATGGTACACCAATACTGTCAAAAATGACTGGCTATCGAATAACGACCGATCTACCACCTTTCTTTAATCCGACTggtaaaaattgtttagatggaAAATATCAGAGGAAGATAAAGATGTTCAACAAGTCTCATCCGCCCAACTCCCTAAGGAATCCTTTGCAATTTGATGATTCCAACAGTGGAATGGATTGCACTGGTAATGAAAGTAGTTCACTCAGCAGCAGCGAATCAGATGGAGTGGTCACCAACGACAGCGATAGAGAAGGAGATGATGAACTAACAGACTGGCCTGGAATTGAAGAACTGAAAGTATTCAATAAGAGTCTAACATTCAAATCATCTAAAGTCAATAATAATTGCACAAAAACAGTTAGCAGCATGCCTCCACCAAAACGATTgaagaaagagaatattagTGGAAAAAGTGCTTGGAGTAATTGTAAGAATCGATTCAAAAAGAAAAGAGCTAAAGTCGATTCCggtaatgatgatgatatgatGTCAGATTCCAAAACAATAATCGATTTGGAAGATGAAGTGGTATCGAAAGAGAATAGAGATATTCTACAACCGCATTCGTCATTCTCTAGTTTTAGTGACATAAAGAACGCAGGAGTTTCAGGGAAGAATGCAGATGAGACGTTTTTTCAGTCCTTTCAGGTTTTCGTGGAGAAATCTGAGCAAAACGAGGAAGCTATCAATCAAACGCCGCGGACGAATTTCACGTTACAGAAGACGTCATCGAGCGATTTGAATATAAGCGAAAAGTCACCACAAAGCGATCATTACTGCAGTGAACATTCAATGGGTAATATACCAGTTGCAGAGATAAGGGAAATTCGGGCCGGATGTAGGAGGATAAGGGAGGAACGGCCCGGATTTCTTATATTGAGTGCGGCTAATGAACAGTTGTCTAAATTCCTTCAGGACTCTTGTCAAATTGAGCTGAAGCTGCCAAGTTTGCAAGATCCTGAGGAAAAGGAGAAATTGGAGTCTTTAGCTAAACTATACTCTTTGGAACTTGAAATGGAGATGGATCGACCAGTACTGAGGAAAACAAG caACACAATGCAAGCAATTCGCGTTGAACATTCCTGTCACAATTTCCCTTCAGATCACAAACGTAGATGTTACGGTGAGGATAATGATTCCAGCTTGAGTCTGAGTGATCAGAACTCGGTCACTTCAGCTCATGATTTGGACGAAGTACAATATCCAGCTTCCGAGGACCACAAATTGGAAGCAGAAGATAAACTATTGGATAACTTTTCAAGAACTTTAGTTGATAATTCCCTTCTAGATCCAGGTGATGttgattga
- the LOC106719826 gene encoding uncharacterized protein LOC106719826 isoform X3: MERLSHDLNLALEESNCGRQERRKLGLRRRTRSAGNLPATVTVSLVEDGSSSSPPQAPLITQPLSDSDDPHLNLHKSTNLKSRQYCQIGNFESDSFNENFSPTRPANARRKRKYKKMPVEYIDGKRSPPVEILSVTTELSTSPTTILLQTPGLSPLLHIGKHKQERNALCGKRKWSHRDKGDVCEMRERSFSGGCSSKSTFFKNDFKSKRHDSDKKRRDSILQPDGKYQRKIKMFNKSHPPNSLRNPLQFDDSNSGMDCTGNESSSLSSSESDGVVTNDSDREGDDELTDWPGIEELKVFNKSLTFKSSKVNNNCTKTVSSMPPPKRLKKENISGKSAWSNCKNRFKKKRAKVDSGNDDDMMSDSKTIIDLEDEVVSKENRDILQPHSSFSSFSDIKNAGVSGKNADETFFQSFQVFVEKSEQNEEAINQTPRTNFTLQKTSSSDLNISEKSPQSDHYCSEHSMGNIPVAEIREIRAGCRRIREERPGFLILSAANEQLSKFLQDSCQIELKLPSLQDPEEKEKLESLAKLYSLELEMEMDRPVLRKTSNTMQAIRVEHSCHNFPSDHKRRCYGEDNDSSLSLSDQNSVTSAHDLDEVQYPASEDHKLEAEDKLLDNFSRTLVDNSLLDPGDVD, encoded by the exons ATGGAAAGATTGTCTCATGACCTAAACCTGGCACTCGAAGAAAGTAACTGTGGCCGGCAAGAGCGGCGGAAGCTGGGGCTACGACGGCGCACCAGATCCGCTGGGAATTTGC cgGCCACCGTAACAGTAAGTCTAGTAGAAGATGGAAGCTCCAGCAGTCCACCACAAGCACCACTCATCACACAACCGCTGTCTGACTCCGATGACCCTCATCTCAATCTGCACAAGTCCACCAACCTAAAGTCAAGACAGTACTGCCAAATCGGCAACTTTGAATCTGATTCATTCAATGAAAACTTCTCTCCCACTCGTCCAGCCAATGCTAGAAGGAAAAGAAAGTATAAGAAGATGCCAGTAGAATATATAGATGGAAAAAGGTCACCACCTGTTGAAATATTGAGTGTCACAACTGAG TTGAGTACTTCTCCAACTACAATACTATTACAAACACCAGGATTATCACCTTTGTTGCACATCGGAAAACATAAACAAGAAAG GAATGCATTGTGCGGTAAAAGAAAATGGTCTCACAGAGATAAAGGCGATGTTTGCGAAATGAGAGAAAGATCATTCAGCGGAGGCTGCTCTTCCAAGTCAACATTCTTCAAAAACGATTTCAAATCCAAAAGACACGACTCAGACAAGAAACGGAGAGACTCTATCCTACAACCAG atggaAAATATCAGAGGAAGATAAAGATGTTCAACAAGTCTCATCCGCCCAACTCCCTAAGGAATCCTTTGCAATTTGATGATTCCAACAGTGGAATGGATTGCACTGGTAATGAAAGTAGTTCACTCAGCAGCAGCGAATCAGATGGAGTGGTCACCAACGACAGCGATAGAGAAGGAGATGATGAACTAACAGACTGGCCTGGAATTGAAGAACTGAAAGTATTCAATAAGAGTCTAACATTCAAATCATCTAAAGTCAATAATAATTGCACAAAAACAGTTAGCAGCATGCCTCCACCAAAACGATTgaagaaagagaatattagTGGAAAAAGTGCTTGGAGTAATTGTAAGAATCGATTCAAAAAGAAAAGAGCTAAAGTCGATTCCggtaatgatgatgatatgatGTCAGATTCCAAAACAATAATCGATTTGGAAGATGAAGTGGTATCGAAAGAGAATAGAGATATTCTACAACCGCATTCGTCATTCTCTAGTTTTAGTGACATAAAGAACGCAGGAGTTTCAGGGAAGAATGCAGATGAGACGTTTTTTCAGTCCTTTCAGGTTTTCGTGGAGAAATCTGAGCAAAACGAGGAAGCTATCAATCAAACGCCGCGGACGAATTTCACGTTACAGAAGACGTCATCGAGCGATTTGAATATAAGCGAAAAGTCACCACAAAGCGATCATTACTGCAGTGAACATTCAATGGGTAATATACCAGTTGCAGAGATAAGGGAAATTCGGGCCGGATGTAGGAGGATAAGGGAGGAACGGCCCGGATTTCTTATATTGAGTGCGGCTAATGAACAGTTGTCTAAATTCCTTCAGGACTCTTGTCAAATTGAGCTGAAGCTGCCAAGTTTGCAAGATCCTGAGGAAAAGGAGAAATTGGAGTCTTTAGCTAAACTATACTCTTTGGAACTTGAAATGGAGATGGATCGACCAGTACTGAGGAAAACAAG caACACAATGCAAGCAATTCGCGTTGAACATTCCTGTCACAATTTCCCTTCAGATCACAAACGTAGATGTTACGGTGAGGATAATGATTCCAGCTTGAGTCTGAGTGATCAGAACTCGGTCACTTCAGCTCATGATTTGGACGAAGTACAATATCCAGCTTCCGAGGACCACAAATTGGAAGCAGAAGATAAACTATTGGATAACTTTTCAAGAACTTTAGTTGATAATTCCCTTCTAGATCCAGGTGATGttgattga
- the LOC106719879 gene encoding uncharacterized protein LOC106719879 gives MEGAATPETGRRTRAALAEIPTRLDRLRVTPLQPVTNLRELSPALPPSYLSPAPSPDELCIQQRGRKRQPVTWSPDIDTKRNSTFHSTIRTPPKNSPGRTSPPKLGVTLRSTPRKRLLLGETERIPLTPEKIDFSDLSTPQKFKITSPIKGTPPIKRFRLDKTVEEFRGPIDVALKGLSPTQLVNIIKRITQHHPEIEQEIRREMPTPDLTPLEEKLSYLKSNIFKSLPTSRLTSKTDSPAFSRASTHLAAFKKCLIEQGKTLIDSQHWESVVKYVFLAWSYVRATPVWDNQPHNAHRKQCFKALINFCMTSLKKGSLDKDVLIDTQDKLQDLVADSEEVQSCIKLIQGRLQDYL, from the exons ATGGAGGGCGCGGCGACGCCTGAGACGGGGCGTCGCACCCGGGCCGCTCTCGCCGAGATCCCCACGCGCCTGGACCGTCTCCGCGTCACTCCGCTTCAACCCGTCACCAACTTACGTGAGCTGTCGCCGGCGCTGCCCCCTAGCTACCTCAGCCCGGCACCCTCTCCCGACGAATTATGTATACAGCAGCGAG GAAGAAAACGACAACCAGTAACATGGTCTCCCGATATAGACACCAAACGGAACTCAACATTTCATTCTACTATTCGAACTCCACCAAAGAACTCTCCTGGTCGCACTTCACCTCCTAAACTTGGAGTGACTCTTCGTTCGACACCGAGAAAACGTCTATTACTTGGCGAAACCGAACGTATACCTTTAACACCTGAAAAGATTGACTTTAGTGATCTTAGCACAccacaaaaatttaaaataaccagCCCAATTAAAGGTACACCGCCTATCAAAAGATTCAGATTAGACAAAACCGTGGAAGAGTTCAGAGGTCCGATAGATGTTGCTCTAAAAGGTCTCAGTCCAACTCAACTTGTTAATATAATCAAACGTATAACTCAGCATCATCCAGAAATAGAACAGGAAATAAGAAGAGAAATGCCAACGCCGGATCTTACTCCTTTAGAAGAGAAACTGAGCTATTTGAagtcaaatattttcaaaagtcTACCAACATCGAGACTTACTTCCAAAACCGATTCACCAGCTTTCTCACGTGCATCCACACATTTGGCTGCATTCAAGAAGTGCTTAATTGAGCAAGGAAAAACATTAATTGACTCACAGCATTGGGAATCTgttgttaaatatgtatttcttgCTTGGAGTTACGTAAGAGCGACACCAGTATGGGATAATCAGCCACATAATGCTCATAGGAAACAGTGTTTTAAGGCTCTGATCAATTTCTGCATGACgtcattaaaaaaaggttCTCTGGATAAGGATGTACTAATTGATACACAAGACAAGCTGCAGGATTTAGTTGCAGATAGTGAAGAAGTACAGTCATGCATAAAACTTATACAAGGAAGACTTCaagattatctttaa